From a single Fundidesulfovibrio terrae genomic region:
- a CDS encoding helix-turn-helix domain-containing protein: MMTLEEMGALLRQERERQGISLEKAATEIKISKKYLVALEEGYTKDLPHPVYAKGFVKNYARLLGLDPEEMGAVLSNHYAVDDDQLRETHRTEIREPVAAIKPRKERRDRGSSMGASSGSSGFRPSLWLGLPLLLVFGGLVWYFFFSSAGKSFNIEEMTGFLKSKLESQAPEAPQPSKAQQGKTDAKSAPAKPEPKPEPKAESKPEAKPEPAQASAPEPAPLVPRDLLATTPGSGGVKPAPAPAQQPSADQDITPEKLAAEAQFAASGKQVVEINASQPATLEVSTEDGQKRSFTLVKGQRLTLRFDDKVGVRFQQAPSVDVKLNGKAYPLEGGKAEGRSIQFP; encoded by the coding sequence ATGATGACCCTCGAGGAAATGGGCGCTCTTTTGCGCCAAGAGCGGGAACGCCAAGGGATAAGCCTGGAGAAGGCCGCCACCGAGATCAAGATCAGCAAGAAGTACCTGGTCGCGCTCGAGGAAGGCTACACCAAGGATTTGCCCCATCCGGTCTACGCCAAGGGCTTCGTCAAGAACTACGCCCGCCTGCTCGGTCTCGACCCCGAGGAGATGGGTGCGGTGCTCTCCAATCATTACGCCGTGGACGACGACCAGCTCCGGGAGACCCACCGGACGGAGATCCGCGAGCCCGTGGCCGCCATCAAACCCCGCAAGGAACGCCGCGATCGCGGATCGTCCATGGGGGCGTCGTCCGGCTCCTCCGGGTTCAGGCCCTCCTTGTGGCTTGGACTGCCCCTGCTGCTCGTCTTCGGCGGCTTGGTCTGGTACTTTTTCTTCTCAAGCGCCGGCAAGAGCTTCAACATCGAGGAGATGACCGGGTTCCTGAAATCCAAACTGGAGAGCCAGGCCCCCGAAGCACCCCAGCCGTCCAAGGCCCAGCAGGGCAAGACGGACGCCAAGTCCGCGCCCGCAAAGCCTGAGCCCAAGCCCGAGCCCAAGGCCGAATCCAAGCCGGAGGCCAAGCCCGAGCCCGCCCAGGCCTCCGCGCCGGAACCGGCTCCGCTCGTCCCTCGCGACCTGTTGGCCACCACTCCGGGGTCCGGCGGCGTGAAGCCCGCTCCCGCCCCGGCGCAGCAGCCGTCAGCCGACCAGGACATCACCCCGGAGAAGCTGGCCGCCGAGGCCCAGTTCGCCGCAAGCGGCAAGCAGGTGGTGGAGATCAACGCCAGCCAGCCGGCCACCCTCGAGGTTTCAACCGAGGACGGCCAGAAGCGCTCCTTCACCCTGGTGAAGGGCCAGCGCCTCACCCTACGCTTCGATGACAAGGTGGGCGTGCGCTTCCAGCAGGCCCCTTCGGTTGACGTGAAGCTGAACGGCAAGGCCTATCCGCTGGAAGGCGGCAAGGCGGAGGGGCGCAGCATCCAGTTCCCCTAG